From the genome of Nicotiana sylvestris chromosome 2, ASM39365v2, whole genome shotgun sequence, one region includes:
- the LOC138882864 gene encoding uncharacterized protein, which translates to MDATGTILPLAYAVVDSENDALNESILKATSIVYSDVPHYSCIWHIWTNIRAKFKKGHLQLNELYFATAQSYTLDEFNEKMSKIEEIDPRVKSYLYDIGYHRWSRVHATVNRTWTMTSNIAESLNAVTKDAKELPIFDLLEYMRTLLERWTKEKLLKAKGTFTFLGINSTKNWRKTVRASKYHIHTVIDGVNRYIVCLESKKSLRHKNETYENYCSPYYTKESLLPTYEIPVNPLPDESKWNVPQHISDEVVNPPTGEKRQPGRPQKERYKTYDELKPKKYKVSYGNCGGEGHNKRSCKNASKKKEISCS; encoded by the exons ATGGATGCAACAG GTACAATATTGCCTTTGGCATATGCTGTGGTTGATTCGGAAAACGACGCATT GAATGAGAGTATTCTGAAGGCAACATCAATTGTCTATTCGGACGTGCCACACTACTCTTGCATTtggcatatttggacaaatataaggGCAAAGTTCAAGAAGGGTCATCTACAATTAAATGAATTGTACTTTGCTACAGCACAGTCATACACTCTAGATGAATTTAATGAAaagatgtcaaagattgaagagatAGACCCGCGTGTTAAATCATACCTCTAtgatattggctatcatagatggtCAAGAGTACATGCAACGGTGAATAGAACTTGGACTATGACATCAAACATTGCAGAGTCGTTGAATGCTGTAACAAAAGATGCAAAAGAGCTGCCAATATTTGACCTATTAGAGTATATGAGGACACTTCTTGAACGTTGGACGAAAGAGAAGTTATTGAAGGCAAAGGGTACTTTTACATTCCTTGGTATAAATTCAACAAAGAATTGGAGAAAAACA gtgagggcttcaaAATATCATATCCATACTGTGATAGATGGTGTGAACCGGTACATTGTGTGTCTTGAAAGCAAGAAAT CTTTAAGGCACAAGAATGAAACTTATGAAAACTATTGCTCTCCGTATTACACAAAGGAGAGCCTACTGCCTACATATGAAATACCAGTAAATCCCCTTCCTGATGAAAGCAAATGGAATGTGCCACAACATATATCTGATGAAGTAGTAAATCCACCTACGGGAGAGAAAAGGCAGCCAGGAAGACCTCAAAAGGAAAGATACAAAACATATGATGAACTAAAGCCAAAGAAGTACAAGGTGTCATATGGCAATTGTGGAggtgaagggcataacaaaagatcttgcaaAAATGCatccaaaaagaaagaaatatcATGTAGTTAG